A single window of Leopardus geoffroyi isolate Oge1 chromosome D4, O.geoffroyi_Oge1_pat1.0, whole genome shotgun sequence DNA harbors:
- the RALGDS gene encoding ral guanine nucleotide dissociation stimulator isoform X2, whose protein sequence is MVQRMWAEAAGPAGGAEPLFPGSRRSRSVWDAVRLEVGGPDSCPVVLHSFTQLDPDLPRLESCTQEIGEELVNGVIHSISLRKVQAHHGANKGQRWLGCENESALNLYETCKVRTVKAGTLEKLVEHLVPAFQGSDLSYVTIFLCTYRAFTTTQQVLDLLFKRYGRCDALTASSRYGCILPYSDEDGGPQDQLKNAISSILGTWLDQYSEDFCQPPDFPCLKQLVAYVQLNMPGSDLERRAQLLLAQLEHAELTEAEPEALSPAPAPLLKPAPELEPALAPESEPELEPAPTPAPEPELQPAPEPAPEPAPAPAPELEPALSQTVDLEAAPVPEPPWPSPVAAENGLNEKPHLLAFPPDLVAEQFTLMDAELFKKVVPYHCLGSIWSQRDKKGKEHLAPTVRATVTQFNSVANCVITTCLGDRTVTARDRARVVEHWIEVARECRVLKNFSSLYAILSALQSNSIHRLKKTWEEVSRDSFRIFQKLSEIFSDENNYSLSRELLIKEGTSKFATLEMNPKRAQKRPKETGVIQGTVPYLGTFLTDLVMLDTAMKDYLYGRLINFEKRRKPPGPHPAPHPSHHCPVLPSGPQEFEVIAQIKLLQSACNNYSITPEEHFGAWFRAMERLSETESYNLSCELEPPSESASNTLKAKKNAAIVKRWSDRQAPSTELSSSGSSHSKSCDQLRCGPYLSSGDIADALSVHSAGSSSSDVEEINVSFVPESPDGQEKKFWESASQSSPETSGISSASSSASSSSASTTPVAATRTHKRSVSGVCSHSSSLPLYNQQVGDCCIIRVSLDVDNGNMYKSILVTSQDKAPAVIRKAMDKHNLDEDEADEYELVQVISDDRKLKIPDNANVFYAMNSTANYDFVLKKRTFTKGAKVRHGASSTLPRMKQKGLRIAKGIF, encoded by the exons AGCTGCACGCAGGAGATCGGCGAGGAGCTGGTCAACGGGGTCATCCATTCCATCTCCCTGCGGAAGGTGCAGGCACACCACGGCGCCAACAAGGGCCAACGCTGGCTCGGG TGTGAAAATGAGTCAGCCCTGAACCTGTACGAGACCTGCAAGGTGCGGACGGTGAAGGCCGGCACGCTGGAGAAGCTGGTGGAGCACCTGGTGCCCGCCTTCCAGGGCAGCGACCTCTCCTACGTCACCATCTTCCTGTGCACGTACCGAGCCTTCACCACCACCCAGCAGGTGCTGGACCTGCTGTTCAAAAG GTACGGTAGATGTGATGCCCTCACGGCCTCCTCTAGATACGGATGCATCCTTCCTTATTCTGACGAGGACGGCGGACCCCAGGACCAACTGAAAAA tgCCATCTCTTCCattctgggcacctggctggaccAGTACTCGGAGGACTTCTGTCAGCCCCCAGACTTTCCCTGCCTCAAGCAGCTGGTGGCCTATGTGCAGCTCAACATGCCTGGTTCTGACCTAGAGCGCCGTGCCCAGCTTCTCCTGGCCCAGCTGGAGCACGCAGAGCTCACGGAGGCCGAGCCCGAGG CTCTGTCGCCAGCTCCAGCGCCGCTTCTAAAACCAGCTCCGGAACTAGAGCCGGCTTTGGCACCTGAGTCAGAACCAGAGCTAGAGCCGGCTCCAACACCGGCTCCAGAACCAGAGCTACAGCCGGCTCCGGAACCGGCTCCGGAACCGGCTCCAGCCCCAGCTCCGGAACTAGAGCCGGCTCTATCGCAAACTGTAGACCTAGAGGCAGCTCCGGTGCCCGAGCCTCCCTGGCCGTCACCTGTGGCTGCAGAAAATGGCCTGAATGAGAAGCCTCACCTCTTGGCCTTCCCTCCCGACCTGGTGGCAGAGCAGTTCACACTGATGGATGCG GAGCTGTTCAAGAAGGTGGTGCCCTACCACTGCCTGGGCTCCATCTGGTCCCAGCGGGACAAGAAGGGCAAGGAACACCTGGCTCCCACTGTCCGCGCCACGGTCACCCAGTTCAACAGTGTGGCCAACTGCGTCATCACCACCTGCCTGGGGGACCGGACTGTGACGGCCCGGGACAGGGCCAGGGTGGTGGAGCACTGGATCGAGGTGGCCAGG GAGTGCCGTGTCCTCAAGAACTTCTCGTCTCTCTACGCCATCCTGTCGGCCCTGCAGAGCAACTCCATCCACAGGCTGAAGAAGACGTGGGAAGAAGTTTCCAG ggaCAGCTTCCGCATCTTCCAGAAGCTGTCGGAGATTTTTTCGGATGAGAACAACTACTCACTGAGCAGAGAGCTGCTCATCAAG GAGGGCACCTCCAAGTTTGCCACCCTGGAGATGAACCCCAAGAGAGCCCAGAAGCGGCCAAAGGAGACG GGTGTCATCCAGGGCACCGTTCCCTACCTGGGCACCTTCCTCACAGACCTGGTGATGCTGGACACCGCGATGAAGGACTATCTGTAT GGGAGACTGATCAACTTCGAGAAGCGGAGGAAG CCCCCCGGGCCACACCCAGCACCGCATCCATCCCATCACTGTCCCGTCCTTCCCTCTGGGCCCCAGGAATTCGAAGTGATTGCCCAGATCAAGCTGCTCCAGTCGGCCTGCAACAATTATAGCATCACACCCGAGGAGCACTTTGGGGCCTGGTTCCGGGCCATGGAGCGACTCAGCGAGACGGAGAG CTACAACCTGTCGTGTGAGCTGGAGCCCCCCTCCGAGTCGGCCAGCAACACCCTCAAGGCCAAGAAGAACGCGGCCATCGTCAAGCGCTGGAGCGA CCGCCAggcccccagcacagagctcagcagcAGCGGCAGCTCCCACTCCAAGTCCTGTGACCAGCTCAGGTGCGGCCCCTACCTCAGCAGCGGGGACATCGCCGACGCACTCAGCGTCCACTCGGCCGGCTCCTCCAGCTCCGACGTGGAGGAGATCAACGTGAGCTTCGTCCCGGAGTCCCCCGATGGTCAGGAAAAGAAG TTCTGGGAGTCGGCCTCCCAGTCGTCCCCGGAGACCTCCGGCATCAGCTCGGCCTCCAGCAGCGCgtcctcctcctcagcctccacCACGCCCGTGGCTGCCACGCGCACCCACAAGCGCTCCGTCTCAGGGGTCTGCAGCCACAGCTCCTCACTGCCCCTCTACAACCAGCAGGTGGGCGACTGCTGCATCATCCGCGTCAGCCTGGATGTGGACAACGGCAACATGTACAAGAGCATCCTG GTAACCAGCCAGGACAAGGCTCCCGCCGTCATCCGCAAGGCCATGGACAAACACAACCTGGATGAGGATGAGGCCGACGAATACGAGCTCGTGCAGGTTATCTCCGACGACCGCA agcTGAAGATCCCGGACAACGCCAACGTGTTCTACGCCATGAACTCTACTGCCAACTATGACTTTGTCCTAAAGAAACGGACCTTCACAAAGGGGGCAAAGGTCAGGCATGGCGCCAGCTCGACTCTCCCTCGCATGAAGCAGAAAGGGCTCAGGATCGCCAAGGGCATCTTCTAA
- the RALGDS gene encoding ral guanine nucleotide dissociation stimulator isoform X5, whose amino-acid sequence MVQRMWAEAAGPAGGAEPLFPGSRRSRSVWDAVRLEVGGPDSCPVVLHSFTQLDPDLPRLESCTQEIGEELVNGVIHSISLRKVQAHHGANKGQRWLGCENESALNLYETCKVRTVKAGTLEKLVEHLVPAFQGSDLSYVTIFLCTYRAFTTTQQVLDLLFKSRYGRCDALTASSRYGCILPYSDEDGGPQDQLKNAISSILGTWLDQYSEDFCQPPDFPCLKQLVAYVQLNMPGSDLERRAQLLLAQLEHAELTEAEPEALSPAPAPLLKPAPELEPALAPESEPELEPAPTPAPEPELQPAPEPAPEPAPAPAPELEPALSQTVDLEAAPVPEPPWPSPVAAENGLNEKPHLLAFPPDLVAEQFTLMDAELFKKVVPYHCLGSIWSQRDKKGKEHLAPTVRATVTQFNSVANCVITTCLGDRTVTARDRARVVEHWIEVARECRVLKNFSSLYAILSALQSNSIHRLKKTWEEVSRDSFRIFQKLSEIFSDENNYSLSRELLIKEGTSKFATLEMNPKRAQKRPKETGVIQGTVPYLGTFLTDLVMLDTAMKDYLYGRLINFEKRRKEFEVIAQIKLLQSACNNYSITPEEHFGAWFRAMERLSETESYNLSCELEPPSESASNTLKAKKNAAIVKRWSDRQAPSTELSSSGSSHSKSCDQLRCGPYLSSGDIADALSVHSAGSSSSDVEEINVSFVPESPDGQEKKFWESASQSSPETSGISSASSSASSSSASTTPVAATRTHKRSVSGVCSHSSSLPLYNQQVGDCCIIRVSLDVDNGNMYKSILVTSQDKAPAVIRKAMDKHNLDEDEADEYELVQVISDDRKLKIPDNANVFYAMNSTANYDFVLKKRTFTKGAKVRHGASSTLPRMKQKGLRIAKGIF is encoded by the exons AGCTGCACGCAGGAGATCGGCGAGGAGCTGGTCAACGGGGTCATCCATTCCATCTCCCTGCGGAAGGTGCAGGCACACCACGGCGCCAACAAGGGCCAACGCTGGCTCGGG TGTGAAAATGAGTCAGCCCTGAACCTGTACGAGACCTGCAAGGTGCGGACGGTGAAGGCCGGCACGCTGGAGAAGCTGGTGGAGCACCTGGTGCCCGCCTTCCAGGGCAGCGACCTCTCCTACGTCACCATCTTCCTGTGCACGTACCGAGCCTTCACCACCACCCAGCAGGTGCTGGACCTGCTGTTCAAAAG CAGGTACGGTAGATGTGATGCCCTCACGGCCTCCTCTAGATACGGATGCATCCTTCCTTATTCTGACGAGGACGGCGGACCCCAGGACCAACTGAAAAA tgCCATCTCTTCCattctgggcacctggctggaccAGTACTCGGAGGACTTCTGTCAGCCCCCAGACTTTCCCTGCCTCAAGCAGCTGGTGGCCTATGTGCAGCTCAACATGCCTGGTTCTGACCTAGAGCGCCGTGCCCAGCTTCTCCTGGCCCAGCTGGAGCACGCAGAGCTCACGGAGGCCGAGCCCGAGG CTCTGTCGCCAGCTCCAGCGCCGCTTCTAAAACCAGCTCCGGAACTAGAGCCGGCTTTGGCACCTGAGTCAGAACCAGAGCTAGAGCCGGCTCCAACACCGGCTCCAGAACCAGAGCTACAGCCGGCTCCGGAACCGGCTCCGGAACCGGCTCCAGCCCCAGCTCCGGAACTAGAGCCGGCTCTATCGCAAACTGTAGACCTAGAGGCAGCTCCGGTGCCCGAGCCTCCCTGGCCGTCACCTGTGGCTGCAGAAAATGGCCTGAATGAGAAGCCTCACCTCTTGGCCTTCCCTCCCGACCTGGTGGCAGAGCAGTTCACACTGATGGATGCG GAGCTGTTCAAGAAGGTGGTGCCCTACCACTGCCTGGGCTCCATCTGGTCCCAGCGGGACAAGAAGGGCAAGGAACACCTGGCTCCCACTGTCCGCGCCACGGTCACCCAGTTCAACAGTGTGGCCAACTGCGTCATCACCACCTGCCTGGGGGACCGGACTGTGACGGCCCGGGACAGGGCCAGGGTGGTGGAGCACTGGATCGAGGTGGCCAGG GAGTGCCGTGTCCTCAAGAACTTCTCGTCTCTCTACGCCATCCTGTCGGCCCTGCAGAGCAACTCCATCCACAGGCTGAAGAAGACGTGGGAAGAAGTTTCCAG ggaCAGCTTCCGCATCTTCCAGAAGCTGTCGGAGATTTTTTCGGATGAGAACAACTACTCACTGAGCAGAGAGCTGCTCATCAAG GAGGGCACCTCCAAGTTTGCCACCCTGGAGATGAACCCCAAGAGAGCCCAGAAGCGGCCAAAGGAGACG GGTGTCATCCAGGGCACCGTTCCCTACCTGGGCACCTTCCTCACAGACCTGGTGATGCTGGACACCGCGATGAAGGACTATCTGTAT GGGAGACTGATCAACTTCGAGAAGCGGAGGAAG GAATTCGAAGTGATTGCCCAGATCAAGCTGCTCCAGTCGGCCTGCAACAATTATAGCATCACACCCGAGGAGCACTTTGGGGCCTGGTTCCGGGCCATGGAGCGACTCAGCGAGACGGAGAG CTACAACCTGTCGTGTGAGCTGGAGCCCCCCTCCGAGTCGGCCAGCAACACCCTCAAGGCCAAGAAGAACGCGGCCATCGTCAAGCGCTGGAGCGA CCGCCAggcccccagcacagagctcagcagcAGCGGCAGCTCCCACTCCAAGTCCTGTGACCAGCTCAGGTGCGGCCCCTACCTCAGCAGCGGGGACATCGCCGACGCACTCAGCGTCCACTCGGCCGGCTCCTCCAGCTCCGACGTGGAGGAGATCAACGTGAGCTTCGTCCCGGAGTCCCCCGATGGTCAGGAAAAGAAG TTCTGGGAGTCGGCCTCCCAGTCGTCCCCGGAGACCTCCGGCATCAGCTCGGCCTCCAGCAGCGCgtcctcctcctcagcctccacCACGCCCGTGGCTGCCACGCGCACCCACAAGCGCTCCGTCTCAGGGGTCTGCAGCCACAGCTCCTCACTGCCCCTCTACAACCAGCAGGTGGGCGACTGCTGCATCATCCGCGTCAGCCTGGATGTGGACAACGGCAACATGTACAAGAGCATCCTG GTAACCAGCCAGGACAAGGCTCCCGCCGTCATCCGCAAGGCCATGGACAAACACAACCTGGATGAGGATGAGGCCGACGAATACGAGCTCGTGCAGGTTATCTCCGACGACCGCA agcTGAAGATCCCGGACAACGCCAACGTGTTCTACGCCATGAACTCTACTGCCAACTATGACTTTGTCCTAAAGAAACGGACCTTCACAAAGGGGGCAAAGGTCAGGCATGGCGCCAGCTCGACTCTCCCTCGCATGAAGCAGAAAGGGCTCAGGATCGCCAAGGGCATCTTCTAA
- the RALGDS gene encoding ral guanine nucleotide dissociation stimulator isoform X9 has translation MVQRMWAEAAGPAGGAEPLFPGSRRSRSVWDAVRLEVGGPDSCPVVLHSFTQLDPDLPRLESCTQEIGEELVNGVIHSISLRKVQAHHGANKGQRWLGCENESALNLYETCKVRTVKAGTLEKLVEHLVPAFQGSDLSYVTIFLCTYRAFTTTQQVLDLLFKRYGCILPYSDEDGGPQDQLKNAISSILGTWLDQYSEDFCQPPDFPCLKQLVAYVQLNMPGSDLERRAQLLLAQLEHAELTEAEPEALSPAPAPLLKPAPELEPALAPESEPELEPAPTPAPEPELQPAPEPAPEPAPAPAPELEPALSQTVDLEAAPVPEPPWPSPVAAENGLNEKPHLLAFPPDLVAEQFTLMDAELFKKVVPYHCLGSIWSQRDKKGKEHLAPTVRATVTQFNSVANCVITTCLGDRTVTARDRARVVEHWIEVARECRVLKNFSSLYAILSALQSNSIHRLKKTWEEVSRDSFRIFQKLSEIFSDENNYSLSRELLIKEGTSKFATLEMNPKRAQKRPKETGVIQGTVPYLGTFLTDLVMLDTAMKDYLYGRLINFEKRRKEFEVIAQIKLLQSACNNYSITPEEHFGAWFRAMERLSETESYNLSCELEPPSESASNTLKAKKNAAIVKRWSDRQAPSTELSSSGSSHSKSCDQLRCGPYLSSGDIADALSVHSAGSSSSDVEEINVSFVPESPDGQEKKFWESASQSSPETSGISSASSSASSSSASTTPVAATRTHKRSVSGVCSHSSSLPLYNQQVGDCCIIRVSLDVDNGNMYKSILVTSQDKAPAVIRKAMDKHNLDEDEADEYELVQVISDDRKLKIPDNANVFYAMNSTANYDFVLKKRTFTKGAKVRHGASSTLPRMKQKGLRIAKGIF, from the exons AGCTGCACGCAGGAGATCGGCGAGGAGCTGGTCAACGGGGTCATCCATTCCATCTCCCTGCGGAAGGTGCAGGCACACCACGGCGCCAACAAGGGCCAACGCTGGCTCGGG TGTGAAAATGAGTCAGCCCTGAACCTGTACGAGACCTGCAAGGTGCGGACGGTGAAGGCCGGCACGCTGGAGAAGCTGGTGGAGCACCTGGTGCCCGCCTTCCAGGGCAGCGACCTCTCCTACGTCACCATCTTCCTGTGCACGTACCGAGCCTTCACCACCACCCAGCAGGTGCTGGACCTGCTGTTCAAAAG ATACGGATGCATCCTTCCTTATTCTGACGAGGACGGCGGACCCCAGGACCAACTGAAAAA tgCCATCTCTTCCattctgggcacctggctggaccAGTACTCGGAGGACTTCTGTCAGCCCCCAGACTTTCCCTGCCTCAAGCAGCTGGTGGCCTATGTGCAGCTCAACATGCCTGGTTCTGACCTAGAGCGCCGTGCCCAGCTTCTCCTGGCCCAGCTGGAGCACGCAGAGCTCACGGAGGCCGAGCCCGAGG CTCTGTCGCCAGCTCCAGCGCCGCTTCTAAAACCAGCTCCGGAACTAGAGCCGGCTTTGGCACCTGAGTCAGAACCAGAGCTAGAGCCGGCTCCAACACCGGCTCCAGAACCAGAGCTACAGCCGGCTCCGGAACCGGCTCCGGAACCGGCTCCAGCCCCAGCTCCGGAACTAGAGCCGGCTCTATCGCAAACTGTAGACCTAGAGGCAGCTCCGGTGCCCGAGCCTCCCTGGCCGTCACCTGTGGCTGCAGAAAATGGCCTGAATGAGAAGCCTCACCTCTTGGCCTTCCCTCCCGACCTGGTGGCAGAGCAGTTCACACTGATGGATGCG GAGCTGTTCAAGAAGGTGGTGCCCTACCACTGCCTGGGCTCCATCTGGTCCCAGCGGGACAAGAAGGGCAAGGAACACCTGGCTCCCACTGTCCGCGCCACGGTCACCCAGTTCAACAGTGTGGCCAACTGCGTCATCACCACCTGCCTGGGGGACCGGACTGTGACGGCCCGGGACAGGGCCAGGGTGGTGGAGCACTGGATCGAGGTGGCCAGG GAGTGCCGTGTCCTCAAGAACTTCTCGTCTCTCTACGCCATCCTGTCGGCCCTGCAGAGCAACTCCATCCACAGGCTGAAGAAGACGTGGGAAGAAGTTTCCAG ggaCAGCTTCCGCATCTTCCAGAAGCTGTCGGAGATTTTTTCGGATGAGAACAACTACTCACTGAGCAGAGAGCTGCTCATCAAG GAGGGCACCTCCAAGTTTGCCACCCTGGAGATGAACCCCAAGAGAGCCCAGAAGCGGCCAAAGGAGACG GGTGTCATCCAGGGCACCGTTCCCTACCTGGGCACCTTCCTCACAGACCTGGTGATGCTGGACACCGCGATGAAGGACTATCTGTAT GGGAGACTGATCAACTTCGAGAAGCGGAGGAAG GAATTCGAAGTGATTGCCCAGATCAAGCTGCTCCAGTCGGCCTGCAACAATTATAGCATCACACCCGAGGAGCACTTTGGGGCCTGGTTCCGGGCCATGGAGCGACTCAGCGAGACGGAGAG CTACAACCTGTCGTGTGAGCTGGAGCCCCCCTCCGAGTCGGCCAGCAACACCCTCAAGGCCAAGAAGAACGCGGCCATCGTCAAGCGCTGGAGCGA CCGCCAggcccccagcacagagctcagcagcAGCGGCAGCTCCCACTCCAAGTCCTGTGACCAGCTCAGGTGCGGCCCCTACCTCAGCAGCGGGGACATCGCCGACGCACTCAGCGTCCACTCGGCCGGCTCCTCCAGCTCCGACGTGGAGGAGATCAACGTGAGCTTCGTCCCGGAGTCCCCCGATGGTCAGGAAAAGAAG TTCTGGGAGTCGGCCTCCCAGTCGTCCCCGGAGACCTCCGGCATCAGCTCGGCCTCCAGCAGCGCgtcctcctcctcagcctccacCACGCCCGTGGCTGCCACGCGCACCCACAAGCGCTCCGTCTCAGGGGTCTGCAGCCACAGCTCCTCACTGCCCCTCTACAACCAGCAGGTGGGCGACTGCTGCATCATCCGCGTCAGCCTGGATGTGGACAACGGCAACATGTACAAGAGCATCCTG GTAACCAGCCAGGACAAGGCTCCCGCCGTCATCCGCAAGGCCATGGACAAACACAACCTGGATGAGGATGAGGCCGACGAATACGAGCTCGTGCAGGTTATCTCCGACGACCGCA agcTGAAGATCCCGGACAACGCCAACGTGTTCTACGCCATGAACTCTACTGCCAACTATGACTTTGTCCTAAAGAAACGGACCTTCACAAAGGGGGCAAAGGTCAGGCATGGCGCCAGCTCGACTCTCCCTCGCATGAAGCAGAAAGGGCTCAGGATCGCCAAGGGCATCTTCTAA
- the RALGDS gene encoding ral guanine nucleotide dissociation stimulator isoform X6 codes for MVQRMWAEAAGPAGGAEPLFPGSRRSRSVWDAVRLEVGGPDSCPVVLHSFTQLDPDLPRLESCTQEIGEELVNGVIHSISLRKVQAHHGANKGQRWLGCENESALNLYETCKVRTVKAGTLEKLVEHLVPAFQGSDLSYVTIFLCTYRAFTTTQQVLDLLFKRYGRCDALTASSRYGCILPYSDEDGGPQDQLKNAISSILGTWLDQYSEDFCQPPDFPCLKQLVAYVQLNMPGSDLERRAQLLLAQLEHAELTEAEPEALSPAPAPLLKPAPELEPALAPESEPELEPAPTPAPEPELQPAPEPAPEPAPAPAPELEPALSQTVDLEAAPVPEPPWPSPVAAENGLNEKPHLLAFPPDLVAEQFTLMDAELFKKVVPYHCLGSIWSQRDKKGKEHLAPTVRATVTQFNSVANCVITTCLGDRTVTARDRARVVEHWIEVARECRVLKNFSSLYAILSALQSNSIHRLKKTWEEVSRDSFRIFQKLSEIFSDENNYSLSRELLIKEGTSKFATLEMNPKRAQKRPKETGVIQGTVPYLGTFLTDLVMLDTAMKDYLYGRLINFEKRRKEFEVIAQIKLLQSACNNYSITPEEHFGAWFRAMERLSETESYNLSCELEPPSESASNTLKAKKNAAIVKRWSDRQAPSTELSSSGSSHSKSCDQLRCGPYLSSGDIADALSVHSAGSSSSDVEEINVSFVPESPDGQEKKFWESASQSSPETSGISSASSSASSSSASTTPVAATRTHKRSVSGVCSHSSSLPLYNQQVGDCCIIRVSLDVDNGNMYKSILVTSQDKAPAVIRKAMDKHNLDEDEADEYELVQVISDDRKLKIPDNANVFYAMNSTANYDFVLKKRTFTKGAKVRHGASSTLPRMKQKGLRIAKGIF; via the exons AGCTGCACGCAGGAGATCGGCGAGGAGCTGGTCAACGGGGTCATCCATTCCATCTCCCTGCGGAAGGTGCAGGCACACCACGGCGCCAACAAGGGCCAACGCTGGCTCGGG TGTGAAAATGAGTCAGCCCTGAACCTGTACGAGACCTGCAAGGTGCGGACGGTGAAGGCCGGCACGCTGGAGAAGCTGGTGGAGCACCTGGTGCCCGCCTTCCAGGGCAGCGACCTCTCCTACGTCACCATCTTCCTGTGCACGTACCGAGCCTTCACCACCACCCAGCAGGTGCTGGACCTGCTGTTCAAAAG GTACGGTAGATGTGATGCCCTCACGGCCTCCTCTAGATACGGATGCATCCTTCCTTATTCTGACGAGGACGGCGGACCCCAGGACCAACTGAAAAA tgCCATCTCTTCCattctgggcacctggctggaccAGTACTCGGAGGACTTCTGTCAGCCCCCAGACTTTCCCTGCCTCAAGCAGCTGGTGGCCTATGTGCAGCTCAACATGCCTGGTTCTGACCTAGAGCGCCGTGCCCAGCTTCTCCTGGCCCAGCTGGAGCACGCAGAGCTCACGGAGGCCGAGCCCGAGG CTCTGTCGCCAGCTCCAGCGCCGCTTCTAAAACCAGCTCCGGAACTAGAGCCGGCTTTGGCACCTGAGTCAGAACCAGAGCTAGAGCCGGCTCCAACACCGGCTCCAGAACCAGAGCTACAGCCGGCTCCGGAACCGGCTCCGGAACCGGCTCCAGCCCCAGCTCCGGAACTAGAGCCGGCTCTATCGCAAACTGTAGACCTAGAGGCAGCTCCGGTGCCCGAGCCTCCCTGGCCGTCACCTGTGGCTGCAGAAAATGGCCTGAATGAGAAGCCTCACCTCTTGGCCTTCCCTCCCGACCTGGTGGCAGAGCAGTTCACACTGATGGATGCG GAGCTGTTCAAGAAGGTGGTGCCCTACCACTGCCTGGGCTCCATCTGGTCCCAGCGGGACAAGAAGGGCAAGGAACACCTGGCTCCCACTGTCCGCGCCACGGTCACCCAGTTCAACAGTGTGGCCAACTGCGTCATCACCACCTGCCTGGGGGACCGGACTGTGACGGCCCGGGACAGGGCCAGGGTGGTGGAGCACTGGATCGAGGTGGCCAGG GAGTGCCGTGTCCTCAAGAACTTCTCGTCTCTCTACGCCATCCTGTCGGCCCTGCAGAGCAACTCCATCCACAGGCTGAAGAAGACGTGGGAAGAAGTTTCCAG ggaCAGCTTCCGCATCTTCCAGAAGCTGTCGGAGATTTTTTCGGATGAGAACAACTACTCACTGAGCAGAGAGCTGCTCATCAAG GAGGGCACCTCCAAGTTTGCCACCCTGGAGATGAACCCCAAGAGAGCCCAGAAGCGGCCAAAGGAGACG GGTGTCATCCAGGGCACCGTTCCCTACCTGGGCACCTTCCTCACAGACCTGGTGATGCTGGACACCGCGATGAAGGACTATCTGTAT GGGAGACTGATCAACTTCGAGAAGCGGAGGAAG GAATTCGAAGTGATTGCCCAGATCAAGCTGCTCCAGTCGGCCTGCAACAATTATAGCATCACACCCGAGGAGCACTTTGGGGCCTGGTTCCGGGCCATGGAGCGACTCAGCGAGACGGAGAG CTACAACCTGTCGTGTGAGCTGGAGCCCCCCTCCGAGTCGGCCAGCAACACCCTCAAGGCCAAGAAGAACGCGGCCATCGTCAAGCGCTGGAGCGA CCGCCAggcccccagcacagagctcagcagcAGCGGCAGCTCCCACTCCAAGTCCTGTGACCAGCTCAGGTGCGGCCCCTACCTCAGCAGCGGGGACATCGCCGACGCACTCAGCGTCCACTCGGCCGGCTCCTCCAGCTCCGACGTGGAGGAGATCAACGTGAGCTTCGTCCCGGAGTCCCCCGATGGTCAGGAAAAGAAG TTCTGGGAGTCGGCCTCCCAGTCGTCCCCGGAGACCTCCGGCATCAGCTCGGCCTCCAGCAGCGCgtcctcctcctcagcctccacCACGCCCGTGGCTGCCACGCGCACCCACAAGCGCTCCGTCTCAGGGGTCTGCAGCCACAGCTCCTCACTGCCCCTCTACAACCAGCAGGTGGGCGACTGCTGCATCATCCGCGTCAGCCTGGATGTGGACAACGGCAACATGTACAAGAGCATCCTG GTAACCAGCCAGGACAAGGCTCCCGCCGTCATCCGCAAGGCCATGGACAAACACAACCTGGATGAGGATGAGGCCGACGAATACGAGCTCGTGCAGGTTATCTCCGACGACCGCA agcTGAAGATCCCGGACAACGCCAACGTGTTCTACGCCATGAACTCTACTGCCAACTATGACTTTGTCCTAAAGAAACGGACCTTCACAAAGGGGGCAAAGGTCAGGCATGGCGCCAGCTCGACTCTCCCTCGCATGAAGCAGAAAGGGCTCAGGATCGCCAAGGGCATCTTCTAA